In Gossypium arboreum isolate Shixiya-1 chromosome 5, ASM2569848v2, whole genome shotgun sequence, a single genomic region encodes these proteins:
- the LOC108470528 gene encoding protein PHOX4-like: MGKPTGKKKFQETGKKVMEANKQNKGAAADRTSKAFDEDTAIFINMSQELKEEGNRLFQKRDHEGAMLKYEKALNLLPKAHIDVAHLRSNMAACYMQLGLGEYPRAINECNLALEVSPKYTKALLRRARCYETLNRLDLAYRDVYNVLTIEPNNSSALEVLDSVKKAMDEKGVTVNENEPGFFDNDPSGASRLRKVVQEKLKKKKNKGKFVEKDEKTDDKVTEEKKAEDKVSVVKEVKDKEIVVKTVEEEKKTVEEEKAITKTVKLVFGDDIRWAQLPVNCTVNLVRDIIRDRFPGLQGILVKYMDPEGDLVTMTSTDDLRLAESVGGLSGGSLRFFIVEVSPDQEPAYEGVSKEDMVKGEEKLSDVVENGEAIKGKSMEDWIVQFALLFKNHVGFDSDSYLDLHELGMRLYSEAMADTVTSEDAQELFEIVADKFQEMAALALFNWGNVHMSRARKHVILTDDGSRESMLAQVKIAYEWAQKEYVLAAKRYEEALKIKPDFHEGLLALGQQQFEQAKLHWYHAVASKINLESGPSEEVLKLYNKAEDSMEKGMQIWEEMEEQRLNGLSKIDKYNTQLQKMGLDELFKDVSAEEAAEKAANMSSQIYLLWGTLLYERSVVEYKIGLPTWEECLEVAVEKFELAGASPIDLAVMIKNHCSNQTASEGLGFKIDEIVQAWNEMYDVKRWQTGVPSFRLEPLFRRRAPKLLSILENF, encoded by the exons ATGGGGAAGCCAACCGGGAAGAAGAAGTTTCAAGAAACAGGCAAGAAAGTCATGGAAGCCAACAAGCAGAACAAAGGCGCCGCCGCTGATCGGACGTCCAAAGCTTTCGATGAGGACACGGCAATCTTCATCAACATGTCCCAAGAGCTTAAAGAAGAAGGTAACCGACTCTTTCAGAAACGCGACCATGAAGGCGCGATGTTAAAGTACGAAAAAGCCCTTAACCTCCTCCCTAAAGCCCATATCGATGTCGCTCATTTGCGCAGCAACATGGCTGCTTGTTATATGCAATTGGGTCTCGGCGAGTACCCTCGCGCTATTAATGAATGTAATTTGGCTTTAGAGGTTTCTCCTAAATACACCAAAGCTTTGTTGAGAAGAGCTAGGTGTTATGAAACTTTGAATAGATTGGATTTAGCTTATAGGGACGTTTATAATGTTTTAACCATTGAACCCAATAATTCGTCTGCTTTGGAGGTTTTAGACAGCGTGAAAAAGGCTATGGATGAGAAGGGTGTTACTGTTAATGAAAATGAACCTGGTTTCTTTGATAATGATCCCTCCGGGGCTTCACGGTTGCGAAAAGTGGTGCAAGAGaagttgaagaagaagaaaaacaaagGAAAGTTTGTTGAGAAAGATGAGAAGACTGATGAtaaagttacagaagagaagaaGGCGGAGGATAAGGTTAGTGTTGTCAAGGAGGTCAAGGACAAAGAGATTGTTGTGAAGACTGTTGAGGAAGAGAAGAAGACTGTTGAGGAAGAAAAAGCGATTACAAAGACAGTGAAGTTGGTGTTCGGGGATGATATTAGGTGGGCTCAATTACCTGTGAATTGTACTGTTAATTTGGTGAGGGATATTATTCGAGATAGGTTTCCTGGCCTGCAGGGTATTCTTGTGAAATACATGGATCCAGAGGGTGATCTGGTTACGATGACTTCAACAGATGATCTTAGGTTAGCTGAGTCAGTCGGTGGTCTATCAGGAGGATCACTAAGGTTCTTTATTGTTGAAGTTAGTCCAGACCAGGAACCAGCTTATGAAGGAGTAAGTAAAGAGGACATGGTGAAGGGTGAAGAGAAATTGAGTGATGTTGTTGAGAATGGTGAAGCTATAAAAGGAAAATCTATGGAGGATTGGATTGTCCAGTTTGCACTACTTTTCAAGAACCATGTCGGGTTTGATTCTGATTCGTACTTGGATCTTCATGAACTTGGGATGAGATTATACTCGGAAGCAATGGCTGATACTGTGACAAGTGAAGATGCGCAGGAgctttttgaaatcgttgcagaTAAGTTCCAAGAGATGGCAGCTCTGGCATTGTTCAATTGGGGAAATGTTCACATGTCCAGGGCAAGGAAACATGTCATCTTAACAGATGACGGTTCAAGGGAATCTATGCTAGCCCAGGTGAAGATTGCGTATGAGTGGGCACAGAAAGAATATGTATTGGCGGCAAAGAGGTACGAGGAAGCATTGAAAATTAAACCAGATTTTCATGAAGGTCTTCTTGCGTTGGGGCAACAGCAGTTTGAGCAAGCAAAACTCCACTGGTACCATGCAGTTGCTAGCAAGATTAATTTAGAAAGTGGACCTTCTGAGGAGGTCTTGAAGCTTTATAACAAGGCAGAGGACAGCATGGAGAAGGGCATGCAGATTTGGGAGGAAATGGAGGAGCAACGGCTAAATGGACTCTCCAAAATTGATAAGTATAACACCCAGTTGCAGAAAATGGGGTTAGATGAGCTGTTTAAAGATGTCTCTGCTGAGGAAGCTGCTGAGAAGGCTGCAAACATGAGTTCACAGATATACCTGTTATGGGGCACCTTACTTTATGAGCGTTCCGTTGTGGAATACAAGATTGGGTTGCCAACTTGGGAGGAATGTTTGGAGGTTGCAGTTGAGAAATTTGAACTTGCTGGAGCTTCTCCAATAGATTTAGCTGTTATGATTAAGAATCACTGTTCGAACCAGACTGCATCAGAAG GCTTAGGTTTCAAAATTGATGAGATTGTACAGGCATGGAATGAAATGTATGATGTAAAAAGGTGGCAGACTGGTGTTCCATCATTCCGGCTAGAACCATTGTTTCGTCGCCGCGCTCCAAAGCTTCTTTCTATTTTGGAGAATTTTTAA
- the LOC108471304 gene encoding uncharacterized protein LOC108471304, whose protein sequence is MVMNLSWSSLSFTPVMITFLFLSTFLTFSHGVSVSLSPTPLAQQLTSGKVNGSEAKSAVELSWGITRRSVVDVPIGQPLPPLEVTTSSLALAAERTYRKDPLNGFKRYTGGWDIRERHYWASVAYTAVPLFAIAAIWFVGFGLCLLLVCIFYFCCKRQPYGYSQIAYATSLVFLVLFTIAAILGCIVLYVGQDRFHSSTTKTLQYVVNQADMTVRKLKDVSDSLATAKQVGVDKVFLPSNVQTDIDEIGTKINSSASTLADKTVDNSDDIRDLLDSVRVALIVIAAIMLVLTFLGLLFSIFGMQLLVYILVILGWLLVTGTFILCGTFLVLHNVAADTCVAMHDWMQNPTAHTALDDILPCVDNATTQETLLKSREVTSQLVEVINTVITNVSNINFSPNFPTMYFNQSGPLVPVLCNPFSADLTERTCTAGELNADNATEVWRNYVCQVSPTGICTTTGRITPALYDQMTAAVNVGSALYNYAPFLVQLQDCTFVRETFTGVYVEHCPGLRRYSRWVYIGLVMVSTAVMLSLIFWVIYGRERRHRLYTKQINEGAETDKDS, encoded by the exons ATGGTGATGAATTTATCTTGGAGTTCACTATCATTTACTCCTGTGATGATCACATTCCTCTTCCTCTCAACCTTCTTAACATTCTCCCATGGAGTTTCTGTTTCTCTCTCTCCCACACCCCTCGCACAGCAGCTCACTTCAG GGAAAGTAAATGGAAGTGAAGCAAAGAGTGCGGTGGAGCTTTCATGGGGGATCACAAGGAGGTCTGTGGTAGACGTGCCGATCGGTCAACCTCTGCCCCCATTGGAGGTCACTACTTCATCCCTTGCTTTGGCTGCTGAAAGGACTTACAGAAAAGATCCTCTTAATGGGTTCAAGAGATACACAGGAGGATGGGATATTAGGGAACGACATTACTGGGCT TCTGTGGCTTATACAGCAGTTCCCCTATTTGCAATTGCTGCTATCTGGTTTGTTGGCTTTGGGCTTTGCTTATTGCTTGTTTGTATCTTTTATTTCTGCTGTAAAAGGCAGCCGTATGGATATTCCCAAATTGCTTATGCAACCTCTCTCGTATTCCTCGTGTTGTTCACAATTGCTGCAAT ACTTGGCTGCATTGTCCTATATGTTGGTCAGGATAGGTTTCATAGTAGCACTACAAAAACATTACAATATGTCGTAAATCAAGCAGATATGACCGTCAGGAAACTCAAGGATGTGTCTGACTCTCTAGCGACAGCTAAACAGGTCGGAGTCGATAAAGTTTTTCTACCTTCTAATGTCCAAACTGATATCGATGAGATAGGAACGAAAATTAATTCTTCTGCAAGCACTCTAGCTGACAAGACGGTGGATAATTCGGATGATATTCGAGACCTCCTAGATTCTGT GAGAGTGGCTCTTATTGTAATAGCTGCTATCATGCTTGTATTGACATTTCTTGGATTGT TATTTTCAATTTTCGGGATGCAGCTTCTTGTTTACAT CCTGGTGATATTAGGCTGGTTGCTTGTCACTGGAACTTTCATTCTTTGTGGTACATTCCTTGTCCTCCATAA TGTGGCGGCAGATACTTGTGTTGCAATGCACGATTGGATGCAAAACCCCACTGCTCATACAGCTTTAGACGATATACTGCCTTGCGTTGACAATGCTACAACCCAAGAAACATTGTTGAAAAGCAGGGAAGTTACTTCTCAGCTGGTCGAAGTGATTAACACGGTCATAACCAATGTTTCGAATATTAATTTTTCACCAAACTTTCCAACCATGTACTTCAATCAATCTGGTCCATTGGTGCCGGTACTCTGCAATCCATTTTCTGCTGACCTTACTGAGCGAACTTGCACTGCTGGTGAATTAAATGCAGATAATGCAACTGAG GTATGGAGGAACTACGTCTGCCAAGTTTCTCCAACTGGAATATGCACTACAACCGGACGAATAACCCCGGCATTGTATGACCAGATGACAGCAGCAGTGAATGTGGGCTCTGCTTTGTACAATTATGCTCCTTTCCTCGTTCAGCTACAAGACTGCACATTCGTGAGGGAAACTTTTACAGGCGTTTATGTAGAACACTGCCCTGGATTACGGCGATATAGTAGATGGGTGTATATAGGGCTGGTAATGGTATCAACAGCAGTTATGCTTTCTTTAATCTTCTGGGTAATATATGGGCGAGAAAGACGCCATCGCCTTTACACAAAGCAGATAAATGAGGGTGCTGAAACAGACAAAGACTCTTGA